In Pseudomonas sp. LRP2-20, the genomic window GAGCGGGCTTGCCCGCGAAGAGGCCGACACAGGCGATGAATCAGGCCGGTTTCATTACCAGAACCCCAAGCGGCGGCAGGTTCAGCGCCAATGACAGTGGCTGCCCATGGCTGGCCACTTGATCACTCTCCACCGCCCCCAGATTGCCGACATTCGACCCGGCATACAGCTCGGCATCGCTGTTGAGCAACTCCTGCCAACGCGCCCCGAACGGCACGCCAATCCGGTACCCCTCGCGCGGCACCGGGGTAAAGTTGGCCACCACCAGCAGCGGCTCGCCCTGGCTGCTCCAGCGTAACCAGGCATACACGCTGTTGTGCGCGTCATCGCCGATCAGCCACTGGAAGCCCTGGGGCTGGCAGTCCTGCTCGTGCAGCGCCGGCAGCTCGCGGTACAGGCGGTTCAGGTCACCGACCAGGCGCTGCACGCCCTGGTGTTCCGGGTACTGCAGCAGGTACCAGTCCAGCTGGTGGTCGTGGTTCCACTCGCGCCACTGGCCGAACTCGCAGCCCATGAACAGCAGCTTCTTGCCTGGGTGGGTCCACATGAAGGTCAGGTAGGCGCGCAGGTTGGCGAACTTCTGCCAGCGGTCGCCGGGCATCTTGTCGATCAACGAATGCTTGCCGTGCACCACCTCATCATGGGAAATGGGCAGGATGAAATGCTCGGAGTAGGCGTAGATCAGGCCGAAGCTCATTTCGTTGTGGTGATAGGTGCGGTGCACCGGGTCGTTCTGGATGTAATGCAAGGTGTCGTGCATCCAGCCCATGTTCCACTTGTAGGCAAAACCCAGGCCGCCCTGCTGGATCGGCTGGCTGACGCCTGGCCAGGCGGTGGACTCCTCGGCGATGATCAGCGCCCCCGGCGCCTCGTGGGCGGCGATGCCGTTGAGGTGGCGGATGAAGTCGATGGCCTCGAGGTTTTCGCGCCCACCGTGGCGGTTTGGCACCCACTCGCCGGCCTTGCGCGAATAGTCGCGGTACAGCATCGAAGCGACCGCATCGACGCGCAGGCCGTCGACATGGAAGTGCTTGAGCCAGTGCAGCGCCGAGGCCAGCATGAAACCGCGCACTTCGTTGCGGCCAAGGTTGTAGATCAGCGTGTTCCAGTCCTGGTGGAAGCCTTCCAGCGGGTTGTCGTACTCATACAGTGCGGTGCCGTCGAAACGCGCCAGGCCATGTTCGTCGGTGGGGAAATGCGCCGGCACCCAATCGAGGATCACGCCGATGCCGCCCTGGTGGCAGGCATCGACGAAGAACGCGAAGTCCTCGGCGCTGCCATAGCGTGAAGTCGGGGCGAACAACGACAGCGGCTGATAGCCCCAGGAACCACCGAATGGATGCTCCATGATCGGCAACAGTTCGATGTGGGTGAAGCCCAGCTGCTGCACGTAAGGCACCAGGCGTTCGGCAAGCTCGCGCCAGTTGTAGTAGCGCGACACTTCTCCCAGTTCGTCGA contains:
- the glgB gene encoding 1,4-alpha-glucan branching protein GlgB, with protein sequence MNATTRDNGGLRQRDLDALARAEHADPFAVLGPHADGQGGLLVRAFLPNALNVRLLARHDGRVLAEMVQGSLPGLFSAHLDEAHPYLLQIGWAGGEQVTEDPYSFGPQLGDMDLYLFAEGNHRDLSGRFGAQPVQVDGIDGVCFSVWAPNARRVSVVGDFNNWDGRRHPMRLRHSAGVWELFVPRLGVGETYKFEVLGKDGILPLKADPLARATELPPSTASKVAGELSHEWHDHDWMEHRAQRHAYSAPLSIYELHPGSWQCELDELGEVSRYYNWRELAERLVPYVQQLGFTHIELLPIMEHPFGGSWGYQPLSLFAPTSRYGSAEDFAFFVDACHQGGIGVILDWVPAHFPTDEHGLARFDGTALYEYDNPLEGFHQDWNTLIYNLGRNEVRGFMLASALHWLKHFHVDGLRVDAVASMLYRDYSRKAGEWVPNRHGGRENLEAIDFIRHLNGIAAHEAPGALIIAEESTAWPGVSQPIQQGGLGFAYKWNMGWMHDTLHYIQNDPVHRTYHHNEMSFGLIYAYSEHFILPISHDEVVHGKHSLIDKMPGDRWQKFANLRAYLTFMWTHPGKKLLFMGCEFGQWREWNHDHQLDWYLLQYPEHQGVQRLVGDLNRLYRELPALHEQDCQPQGFQWLIGDDAHNSVYAWLRWSSQGEPLLVVANFTPVPREGYRIGVPFGARWQELLNSDAELYAGSNVGNLGAVESDQVASHGQPLSLALNLPPLGVLVMKPA